The Palaemon carinicauda isolate YSFRI2023 chromosome 7, ASM3689809v2, whole genome shotgun sequence DNA window GTCGCTATGAGGTTGCACTGCCATGGAAGGATGATTCTGCTAAGGAAAAGCTTTTGAATAATTTTGTCCTAGCCCATAAAAGGTTAGGTAGGCTAATGGTTAAGTTAGAACACGATAAGGAGCTTAAGAAAGAGTATCAAAAAGTGTTTGATAGTTATGAGTCTGATCACATAATAGAAGAGGTACCAAGGCAGGAAATTTCAGGTGTGAATTCTGTGTACTATATGCCTCATCGTCCAGTAGTTAAGTTAAGTAGTTCAAGTACTAAGATAAGACCTGTTTTTTATGCCTCTGCCTCTTGTTACAATGGTGTATCATTGAATGACTGTTTGTCCTCAGGCCCATTACTCAACCCTGACTTGGTTGAGGTGCTCATTCGCTTTCGTCGTTGGCCCATTGCGGATACAGCTGATATAAGAAAGGCCTTTTTGCAAATTAGTGTacaagagaaagacagagatgttccTAGATTTTTGTGGCCAAGAGATGATGGTACAATACGGTACATGAGATTCACACGTGTACCCTTTGGTAACACAGCGAGCCCATTTCTGTTAAATGCCACAATCAAACATCATTTGGATAAGTATCCCCCAACTAGTGTAGTGCTAGATTTGAAGGCTAACATGTATACAGACAATTGGTTGAGTGGTACAGATTCTGCTGTAGAAGCACCTGATAAATTTTGTGAAGCTGATGCTAGTATGGACCTTACAAAACTTGTATCAAATAGTTTGCTAATTACTTCTCAGTTATGTGACAAGGTACCCTTTATAAATTCTGATGAACCCAATATTGTATTAGGCCTGAAGTGGTGTAACTCACTGGACAGTTTCTCCTTTGATGGCATAAACTCAGATTCCTTTGTAGAAGTAGTCTCTACTAAGCGAAGTATCCTTAGTGTGATAGATAAGATTTTTTACCCTTTAGGATTAATTAGTCCATATGTTATGTATGGCAAGATACTCTTTCAGGAACTCTGGAAACTGGGTTTGAGTTGGGATTAAGAAA harbors:
- the LOC137644511 gene encoding uncharacterized protein, with the translated sequence MNLKKEKSEAKEGAVGSDKPGDVALLTGQGADYYHHDSPIEIDILIGLDFYWTLISPVDAFQINHAVAMKSLFGYILSGRLYKTNDSCNYSVPQLLCISSVSDSDLCKFWDLETIGVKPRELVESYSETKVFKEFESIVKFVNGRYEVALPWKDDSAKEKLLNNFVLAHKRLGRLMVKLEHDKELKKEYQKVFDSYESDHIIEEVPRQEISGVNSVYYMPHRPVVKLSSSSTKIRPVFYASASCYNGVSLNDCLSSGPLLNPDLVEVLIRFRRWPIADTADIRKAFLQISVQEKDRDVPRFLWPRDDGTIRYMRFTRVPFGNTASPFLLNATIKHHLDKYPPTSVVLDLKANMYTDNWLSGTDSAVEAPDKFCEADASMDLTKLVSNSLLITSQLCDKVPFINSDEPNIVLGLKWCNSLDSFSFDGINSDSFVEVVSTKRSILSVIDKIFYPLGLISPYVMYGKILFQELWKLGLSWD